Genomic window (Capsicum annuum cultivar UCD-10X-F1 chromosome 10, UCD10Xv1.1, whole genome shotgun sequence):
TTTGgatatctagatctgataatattATGCACCCATTTATAAGAATTTCTTAACTTTGTAGTGGTTCAAAACATTTCAATATCTGTATTTATAAGTGTTTTGTCTTTGAGAAGATGCTCCAAGGCTTTGTTGTTAATTGAAGTATTTTTTGTTTCAGTTCTTGTATGAAATAATCCTATGAATATTAGTTCTacagtttttttatattttgtaaccGGTCTCAATCTTattatcaaacaattaaaatagcCCGACTACACGACATATCACACTTTCTTATCATGTaaaaaaactatcttataaaaCTTCACTCTTTAGCGAGTACcatcaaatagttattatttaaaaagttatcattttaaatcaatgtacatttatgtttttatctcatcaatatcaaattttgatgctaaaaaatgtCTATAGTGTTGGGCCcatgctgacacgggccatgcaaCTCTAGTATAATCCTCTTAAGCACCATCATTCATCAATTTGCTTGCACAAGACAAAGCATAAGTCAACATTGCGTCCTTTTTTTCCCACTAGCAATTTACCATAAATGTCATGTGGTTGTCATGaatttagggatcgtttggtagagtgtacaagaataatacaaaatatggtATATTactaatgtttgtattagtaatgtttgtgttagttatacttgcattagttatgcttgtatttttcttatgcagtgtttggttcgatgtattaaaaaaaaacatgaattacataatttctaaaaaaataattttttttacataataccctcaatatatatgttggaaaggatgcaattttttttttttgagaggtAATAgagtctttaagcatgttaatgcatgcattagatccattgcattactaatgccatggattttgaggtattagttaTACACATCTCAATACACAGGgtataactaatacttgcattagttatacagaGGATAAAAAGTATACCAAACAAGATACTATTAATATACATTAAAcgaatgcatgcattaacatttcaatacactctaccaaatgaccccttttTAGTTCATAGAATTCAACATCTCAATATATGAAAGCACATGTTAATAAACAAgtaaaaattatctcaaatatactttttagattgttaattacaagttatagcataatttttcattaattactacaattaagaaataattacaagttatagcaacttttgagaaaaatatattttaattaaatttttgaaaaataattttgtaatatttattatttttattattttcttatatttagcatttaacatttatcactattaattaaagattttgaataattatggcaagttaaggtatcaatattttttttaataactaaatatcaaagTTTGTCCACAATTTAAGGAGATATATATGGTAAATATAGTTTTTAAACTTAAGATctgattttatactttttttattaactcgaataattactttttttttttggtaagttAAGAAGATGCATTACTAATTAAAAGAGTTTGTACAGGTGCCTAGCCAGGCGCAAAAATAAAGCTGCTTTGGTTCGCTACGTGTTGAGCATTTATAGATTGGGAGATAGTTTTCCCTTCTAAGTCTTCCCAAAAAACTACTCCTACATTAGCTGGTGGAGTTACATAGACACGGAGTCTGTCAAAAAGGTCCTTTTCCGATCCCTGCTTAGCCAGCATGTCCGCTACCCTGTTCTGCTCTCTATATATGTACTGGACTGGAGAATTCTTCAAGCTCTCTAGTAAAAATCTGCAAGCATTAACAATTGAATCATAGAGAGGGTTACCACGATGAAACATATTTAAAATTTCCATTGAGTCCACCTCTACAGTTAAGGGTTTGATTTTATGGTAAAGATCTAGAGTTAGGCCTTCTCTTAAGGCCATTAGCTCCATGAGGTTGTTGGTTGCATGGGTAAAGCTTTTGTTAAAACCCATAACCCAATCACCTTTGCTATTTCGGATGACACCTCCAATTCCCTCTTTTCCTGGATTCGCAGCACAAGATTCATCAGTGTTGAGTTTGTAAGTGTTGGAGTGTGGGGGTTGCCATCTTAAATTAATGACAGTGTTATGGAGGTTTGCTTTTTTATTTCCAATAAGGTGGTATTCAATAGACTCAGCATGAGAAATGCTGAAACAAGGTTGGGACATGGCATTTTGGAAAGAGTTGACATTCCTAACCTTCCAGAGATGCTAGAGACAGAAGGGTAACAAGATGTTCCAAGGAGTGGTGGTGTCAAAGTAGAGGTTGTTAAGTATTTTTCAAGTGTTAGGCGAGTTGTTGGGATCAAACATATTGGGGTGAAGCTCAATGTTGCCTCTGTACTTTTGAATAAGTTGGGCCCATAGGGATTTGGCCATGGTGCAAGGAAAAAAGATATGGGATTGGTCCTCCTGAGTGTTGTTGCACTTGTGGCAAGAGGGGTTGATGCGATGACTCTATTATAAAGATTAGCGTTGGTGGGGAGGAAGTTATGCTGGATGAGCCACATAAAGGTTTTGATTTTATTAGGGAGGTTTAGATTCCAGATCCAAACTGAAAAAGTTGTTAGGGGTTTCAGTGGTTTTGTTCTTGTTGGCAATGTAGAGGTAGACACTCTTATAAGAGAAGTTTTCATTACCCCTCAACACCCACAGGGGGTGTCTCTGATAAGGTGGGAGTTGGGGATAAAGGAATATTTGACAGAGTTAATAATGTTAGGAGGGATATCAAAGGGTAAATTAAGAAAGTCTCATCCTCCCTCCTTCCAAACATCTTTAACTAAAACTGGGTTAGGAGGGTTGGTATTGGGACCATGGATGATGGTAGCTTAGGGGGGGGGGCATCCTAGGGATCCATCTGTCCCTCCAGGCATCTACTTTAGTACCATCTTTAATGGCCTAATGTAGAGCATTCCTGCACATGTTCCAGCTCTTGATAATGTTGCACTAAGTCCTAGAAGTATTGTATAGGTTTTCCCCCCTGTTGCCATACTTAGTAATAAAAGTGCTAGCCCACAGGGAGTTTGGGTTGGAATACATTCTCTAACCCAAACCACAGGGAGGATTTAGCAAGGGTGACCCGGCCAGACATATTAAGGAATTTTGTTTTCCAGCCAGCAAGCTTGCTCTTGAAGTGAAGTATTGAAAATCAGACTTAACAGGCTTCTTGTGGAAGATGGGAAACCCCAAATATTTATCAAAGTTGATAGAAGATTTGACATCTAAGAGAGAGGATAGGTTATCCTGGGTATTTTGGGAGCAATTTTTGGAGAAGACAACCTTGGATTTACTATAGTTGACTCTTTGGCCTGAATTGGAGTTGAAGTTATGGAGGATTCTGTTAATGGTGTGGCAGCTTTGAGAATTTGCCCTAGCAAACAGAGTAAGGTCATCAACAAAAAAAAGGTGGGAGATGGAGGGCCCAGTTCTGGAGATTAtacactttttcatatttttcaatctTTAATTATCAATAAAAATCTTATGtctttaccttttttaattaCCAATGAAAGTCTTATCTCtttaattttcattcattaaatttcttCTAAATAGTGACTCTTCTCGAtcactaaataataaaaacaaaaatattttagttcaTAATGTAATTAGGAAATATTAACTAATAAGTTTATAGAgttaattttttcatcatttattatataattatccCAGTccctagaaaatgacaattgacGAAAAATTTACATCAACTTGATAGCAAATGTGGACATCCAACATTATTTTTTACTCATAATACATATAGATCAAATCTTGTAAATATATACTTGTACTACGTTCATGATTATTCTCGGAAAAGATTTATATAAGTATAAATAATGGTACTATGCATCTATAAACTAAGGACCTTAATACAAATAGCTGTCTGAATTTACTGATTATTTTTTTCGAtcgatatatatacatatattgtatatagattatacatatattatgtaaTTGTTGATTATTTTTAGTATAAACGGTTCAATAGAAATCTAACAATATTAATTCTTTAATGAAATATGAATTCCAATAGTATCATATGATTATATAATCGTGGCACCACATGTAAAaaaacaattcaaataaaaatggaaagATAATAAACAGAAGAATTGTGTGACACCCAAAGTACGGTTGGTGTACACGTATATCTATACATAAAATTAGTGCAACAGAACtatatttcaaaattcattattaCTTGTATGGTATACACATATATAGTAATAATTTACATCTTGAATAGTTATCATACACACGATACTGAATATCATCAAtgttaaaattatgaaaagagaTAATTGGTGGGGAAGTGCCAGTATTTATGATgttgataatgaagaagaagaagtagcccAAGTGTGGATTGCAATCAATTGCTCTGCACCTATTTCATGATACAGTATTTATGTCAAATGTTACTAATTGCAGAATCAAAAATGTATAAGTTGATGTAGTTGATATCAAATTCAATACCATCTAATGCGACTTAGttcatatcaatttcattcaACGATGTAAAATACGAAACAATCATTAAAGTGgcataacattatataaataatacataaatacaaacaataaacTTTATTCATACCCACAATCTAATAATCGAGCACcaaaaaagttaatttattattaactatattagaaaaacaaacaataaataaaaaaaaagatacaatatcattttataccaatttaatacaaaaaaaaaaaaatcaaatatctgCAAGTTTGTATGTACTGTTATAGTCCATGAGTGCAAGTTTGTTACTACCCACATCATGTGCATGctttctagaaaaaataaaaagaaataaagatcggagatgatagacataatcactaagtgagaaaataacatataaatgaccAATCATTCGGCAACAACTACTAAGAATTCATCGATATGCATGTTAATATGTGAATTTATCAGAAGAAGCTACTTAAATGGTGTACAAGAATTTGATGAACTAAGAGTATGTATGTTTTTTCTATAAGATGAAAGCTATCCTAAAAAACATAATCAGAATCATCGGAGCACAGATGTGCATGACTTTGCAACAACATGACTCCCTCCATGATTGTAACTCCACGATTTTATAAAtagaaatgctacacggtgctcatgaccctgaaggaccacaagctaacccatgactgatatctgtacccgtacactgcataatataacatgaaaatgcaaAAATGACGGCTGAAAGGCCACAAGGTTCaatctaaataaatttttgataaaacaATGCCTGAAAATGGCATAACAATACCCAACAACTGATaaaactgtctgacatgctatagtctgaaagcctctaactgtattgaataaggagttgaaggaacatgtctccaactaactccatctactgaaaactaaactgaaatactgaaatagtaAAGTAATCATCGTATTttcctcaaatgagaaggactcacagcaactctgaacactggaatgttgctgctgatctagagctcgtgtctctgaacctatggtgtaaaataaaagaaacaccatagcgcaaatgtatcagtacatttgaatatactgagtatgcatgtgaggtaggctgaacagaatagggttcatatgtatgaacaatactaactgactgactaacatgaacatgagaatgtatacatgaatatgtaactgtaactgacatcgtgataagactgaatactgagttctgactatgATCCTACTGATAACATAGATCAACTGACATCTGGGTTTACTGATACTGGGATACTGTATGACTGTATTTATTGATATGAATATCtgaatgattgtttctaacagttcaaattatgaaaaactgattTGATTGAATGTGTTTGACAGttctgaagctgaatactaataacgtGAGTTTTGAttactgatatgactgataacatgagtgactgtatctgacagtcttgagtctgatggaactagctgagtttcatattgtatctgagttgactgtatctgacagtcctgaagtttaatactgagactgagactgaaactgaaactgtgggaagtaattatctaaccgacatgccccaaaactgaattggtggagtccaacctgtaaccccagctggaagggtgtcaataccattccacgggtaaagacctggtgtgagtataccctcgctgatagggagctctttcgtcaacccctcctgatagaaaactcaaataagatgtatagaTTCCTAATTGCATAGGGTGCATCTctacctatgctggatacgtagttctggaacacaagaattgcttctaaggaccacaccctacacttgggtttactcggtgctgaatcctactcccaactgaatagacactaaactgattagctgaactgatcaactaaactgaactgatactgaagGTATTGCTTAGCTGAACTGAATTCAATGAGTTCCgtggactgacgaaatactataGAGATCTGAGGAAtgactaagagtactgaagttactgagagtACTAGAATTACTGAAGT
Coding sequences:
- the LOC124887876 gene encoding uncharacterized protein LOC124887876; this encodes MSQPCFSISHAESIEYHLIGNKKANLHNTVINLRWQPPHSNTYKLNTDESCAANPGKEGIGGVIRNSKGDWVMGFNKSFTHATNNLMELMALREGLTLDLYHKIKPLTVEVDSMEILNMFHRGNPLYDSIVNACRFLLESLKNSPVQYIYREQNRVADMLAKQGSEKDLFDRLRVYVTPPANVGVVFWEDLEGKTISQSINAQHVANQSSFIFAPG